In the Caenorhabditis elegans chromosome X genome, one interval contains:
- the fln-2 gene encoding ZM domain-containing protein (Confirmed by transcript evidence), with protein sequence MLRSPQLLRESRKADKPWQSSYAPSSSRNAFSQSPHRDWSASTVYDRVYNSNSDVERTLSPSDPSRNRNIRETTTVIHRTPSPTGLRTQEFAERIARSPSPTGYEREFVEKRTTYRSPSPARTSSVAHSHISEVPLSPIQGMDTPFDHHERVKKVERMDPLADEEEREQRRNQLERDSKNTLGYTVAQYGDGEKRYFGDTLEKKDRPPSAGYYSSVQQRSTSPEYSTVYERYDRKSEKPDLPPRVEGHVSASYKGYEPVYSEVTTTRTTTTTEYENIDKKPNVPKKRATTPEGHVEPVNDNEEKDRQAFLRTQSEKVFEPVDAPLRRSDEKESIYDLPPQERLHKYPEEPTIALGEKANTSAIAAYTKGRQDDIDEVSRNASFPSAPTINYNERSDEVSNYNRTKEDHYGVVGEYPTAPKIAYSDSKEAVIREHYAQAKEDPYATVGECPPAPEISLRSDKLNETKNEYRRTTDSDQQDGKAGPPPPVIEISKAEQARRTEEYLRVKSEDDKILAKHGFTRKPEPSIEIQEPVTEQIRDDVVETAIAPEVPLRPVEELPHSPAPSSRSTPATTPKLSAKFRKDGKEGKPFDFGKSKFVCKHDVIKRGKEVEVKLEGIKLGKEDQLRVVVLPPANKAIPGANGGPPTEVDTKVKKSSSKYEISFKPTEVGTHKVFAYVNDMQHPLSPFAVRVYDASEIIVGEIPNQSNLNDTVEFTVDAGRAGFGNLEMAIKDADGVIIPSHVAQLESGSAKFLVTFTPATKGPHTVNITFNKEVLKNSPFEVNIVDAPLPAPVVLEPASGASAVASPSLSKKELKEQEKEKKREEKERAKREKEERATLKKEKKSKSHRFPAKTTVSKIPSLSRVGQPSSLVVEVSGHDQLEIRVLDSKKSEIGTDIVEIEPGHMQINFTPAQVGDHEIDVRYGGVPVTGSPFTCRAYDPAKIKVGAIPKGLLDKPVYFTVDASEAGVGNLEVAVCEGRVPSMAHALGHHKYDISFVPKEDVDHTITVRFNNEPVPGSPFLCQLVATAQATATGAGLERIPVDEETEIQILTDEIDSAPEARVRDPQGNDLPVNVTRSRENETLHIATYVPKCVGNHLIDIFLQGEPIAGSPFTAKAYDARKTVLVPPANAVVGKPATFVIDAARSGAGNMEIIVSVDNRNVPNFVQAEGQARFKVSFTPQDAKDHTISVKFNGISVPGSPLICSVSSAGSVPAAVVLPAAAVIGAETAVAARERIKHTPQHSSEQIKQTTTTVLQKTPEIRETVEKTGLARELNSAQIGQKKGFTIDNINKSSDCNVIITDPKGGPLPVRCYKQQDDSYWVEFTPEHLGTHTIEVTFGDVPVPGSPFKTEVIDPKNVEIRGLSDQVLLRHATTINVDRRNAGNGELQVEITDPTGSPLRTEMLKSPGGEDRITFLPNQTGPHKINVKVAGFQIPGYPQTILVSEQEKPAVYGAAVDQSIKIGEPASLIFDPKKTNGGLKIHATGPDGQKVHHNVMRRPNGTSEVVFYPEETGTYNVSIDFNNRPITGSPFTVNVVDPTKVIVNDLDMDRDGTLLLRLGHSNSFDVDATAAGPGKLRAEVRDADSSLIGNGPVVEDMGQGKYRVRFNPDQPGKYSIYLYWNELPVESAFPVRARSSAEDLPTTSRAVREPIPPPVTTTYHTREKSSGSNADDEISRIMVRGDGLHRAVLKEHNEFIIDGSDINKEGRITATLLGSKADIPVRIQQLGHNVYKATYTPLTGGTYELHILWNGKHVKGSPFAVSADTSAHLADLIDVDASTLKIGIINENIKTLIDTRRAGSGQLSALCMGPNKPAYCELYDHRDGTYALCVRPAEIGKHTLVIKYDDEHVKGSPFVVHVSLPPDPSKVRVYGPGVEHGILSLFKSNFVVETRGAGAGQLTVRVRGPKGAFNVEMQREKKNERTIHCKYEPKEPGDYQVEVKWHGEHVPGSPFLVMIVDTEKELSRYLRGEAPSPTPATPFIPPGWVAPPQMYPMQPGQQRFLPPPGHFGPMGVPSPYGSVPPPTKHKGRNH encoded by the exons ATGCTCCGAAGCCCACAACTTCTCAGAGAATCTAGAAAAGCAGATAAGCCTTGGCAATCG TCCTACGCACCATCATCGTCACGCAACGCCTTCTCTCAATCACCACATCGTGATTGGAGTGCTTCAACTGTCTACGACAGAGTTTATAACTCGAATAGTGATGTAGAGCGCACTCTGTCTCCAAGTGATCCATCGAGAAATCGCAATATTCGAGAGACAACAACCGTCATCCACAGAACTCCGTCGCCAACTGGTTTGAG AACccaagagtttgccgaacgtATTGCCCGCTCTCCATCCCCAACTGGATACGAAAGAGAATTTGTTGAGAAGCGAACAACCTATAGGTCACCATCGCCGGCAAGAACATCAAGTGTGGCTCACTCCCATATTAGTGAGGTTCCACTTTCTCCAATTCAAGGAATGGATACTCCGTTTGATCATCATGAACGTGTGAAGAAAGTTGAGAGAATGGATCCATTGGCTGATGAAGAAGAACGTGAACAGAGAAGAAATCAGCTTGAAAGAGATTCTAAAAACACTCTAGGATACACTGTTGCTCAATATGGTGATGGTGAAAAACGATATTTTGGAGACacacttgaaaaaaaggaTCGACCACCATCTGCTGGATACTACTCATCTGTTCAGCAAAGATCAACATCTCCAGAGTACTCGACAGTTTACGAGCGATATGACAGAAAGAGCGAAAAACCAGATTTGCCGCCAAGAGTTGAAGGTCATGTCTCTGCAAGCTACAAGGGATATGAGCCAGTTTACTCTGAAGTGACAACAACTAGAACCACGACTACTACAGAATACGAGAACATtgacaaaaaaccaaatgtgCCAAAAAAGAGAGCTACTACTCCAGAAGGACACGTTGAGCCAGTAAATGACAATGAGGAAAAAGATAGACAAGCATTCTTGAGAActcaatctgaaaaagtatTCGAGCCAGTTGATGCTCCACTTCGCCGTTCAGACGAGAAGGAATCAATTTATGATCTTCCACCTCAAGAAAGACTTCATAAATACCCGGAGGAACCAACTATTGCTCTGGGTGAAAAAGCCAATACTTCAGCAATTGCCGCATACACAAAAGGACGACAGGACGATATTGATGAAGTTTCTCGAAATGCATCTTTCCCATCTGCACCAACAATTAACTACAATGAACGTTCAGATGAAGTTTCCAACTACAACAGGACAAAAGAAGATCATTACGGAGTTGTTGGAGAATACCCAACAGCACCAAAAATTGCATACTCTGATAGCAAGGAAGCAGTCATTCGTGAGCATTATGCACAAGCAAAGGAAGATCCATACGCGACTGTGGGAGAATGTCCGCCAGCTCCAGAAATTTCATTGAGATCAGATAAATTGAATGAGACTAAAAATGAGTACCGTCGTACAACAGACTCAGATCAGCAAGATGGTAAAGCAGGCCCACCACCTCCAGTGATTGAGATTAGCAAAGCCGAACAAGCTCGCAGAACAGAAGAGTATCTACGCGTGAAATCAGAAGATGATAAGATTCTTGCCAAACACGGCTTCACAAGAAAGCCAGAGCCATCAATTGAGATTCAAGAGCCAGTTACCGAGCAGATTCGGGACGATGTAGTTGAAACCGCGATTGCTCCAGAAGTTCCACTGAGACCTGTTGAAGAACTTCCACACTCTCCAGCTCCATCCTCTAGAAGTACTCCAGCCACCACACCGAAGTTATCAGCCAAGTTTAGAAAAGATGGTAAAGAAGGTAAACCTTTCGACTTTGGAAAAAGCAAATTTGTTTGCAAACATGATGTCATcaaaagaggaaaagaagtGGAGGTTAAGCTTGAAGGAATAAAGTTGGGAAAAGAAGATCAACTTCGTGTCGTTGTTTTGC CCCCTGCTAATAAAGCAATTCCTGGAGCAAATGGAGGACCACCAACAGAAGTTGATACCAAAGTGAAAAAGAGCAGCAGCAAATACGAGATTAGCTTCAAACCAACAGAAGTTGGAACACACAAGGTGTTTGCCTATGTAAATGACATGCAACATCCGCTTTCACCATTCGCTGTCCGTGTCTACGACGCGTCGGAAATTATCGTCGGCGAAATTCCGAATCAATCAAATCTCAATGACACCGTTGAGTTCACGG TTGACGCCGGTCGCGCTGGTTTCGGAAATCTCGAGATGGCTATTAAGGATGCTGATGGTGTCATCATTCCTTCTCATGTTGCACAACTTGAAAGTGGATCGGCCAAGTTTTTAGTGACTTTCACACCAGCTACAAAAGGGCCTCATACAGTTAACATTACTTTCAACAAGGAAGTTCTCAAAA ACTCGCCATTTGAAGTGAACATTGTTGATGCTCCACTCCCTGCTCCAGTTGTTCTCGAACCAGCTTCTGGAGCCTCTGCAGTTGCTTCCCCATCACTGAGCAAAAAAGAGTTGAAGgaacaagaaaaagaaaagaaaagagaagagaAGGAACGGGCCAAGCGCGAGAAAGAAGAACGCGCCActctgaaaaaggagaaaaag agcaagtCACATAGATTCCCCGCCAAAACTACCGTTTCCAAAATTCCGTCGCTTTCCAGGGTTGGACAACCGTCCTCCCTTGTAGTTGAGGTATCCGGTCACGATCAACTTGAGATTCGTGTCCTTG atAGCAAAAAGAGTGAGATTGGAACGGATATTGTAGAAATTGAGCCAGGACACATGCAAATTAATTTCACACCAGCTCAAGTTGGCGATCACGAGATTGATGTTCGATATGGAGGTGTGCCTGTAACAGGATCACCATTCACTTGCAGAGCCTACGATCCAGCTAAGATTAAAGTCGGAGCAATTCCAAAGGGCCTTCTGGATAAACCCGTATACTTCACag TTGATGCATCTGAAGCTGGTGTTGGAAATCTTGAAGTTGCTGTCTGCGAAGGACGTGTTCCATCAATGGCACACGCTCTTGGACACCACAAGTACGACATTTCGTTTGTGCCAAAGGAAGACGTTGACCATACTATCACTGTTCGATTTAACAATGAGCCAGTCCCAG GGTCTCCTTTCTTGTGTCAACTTGTTGCAACTGCGCAAGCAACTGCTACTGGTGCAGGTCTCGAAAGAATCCCAGTCGACGAAGAAaccgaaattcaaattcttacCGACg AGATCGATTCGGCTCCAGAAGCACGTGTTCGTGATCCACAAGGAAACGATCTACCAGTCAACGTGACTCGCAGCCGTGAAAACGAAACGCTCCACATCGCCACTTATGTGCCAAAATGTGTCGGAAACCACTTGATTGACATTTTCCTCCAAGGAGAGCCAATTGCGGGATCTCCATTTACCGCAAAAGCATATGACGCTAGAAAAACTGTGTTGGTCCCACCAGCAAATGCAGTCGTTGGAAAGCCTGCGACATTTGTCATCG ATGCTGCCCGCTCTGGTGCTGGAAACATGGAGATCATCGTCTCGGTCGACAACcgaaatgttccaaatttcgTTCAAGCTGAAGGACAAGCTCGATTCAAAGTTTCTTTCACACCACAGGACGCCAAAGATCACACCATCAGCGTGAAGTTCAATGGAATCAGTGTTCCAGGATCTCCACTTATCTGCAGTGTGAGCTCAGCTGGGTCAGTGCCAGCCGCTGTCGTTCTTCCAGCTGCAGCAGTAATTGGAGCAGAAACTGCAGTTGCTGCTAGAGAGCGTATCAAGCACACTCCTCAACACTCGTCAGAACAAATCAAGCAAACAACTACAACGGTTCTCCAAAAGACGCCAGAAATTAGAGAGACAGTTGAGAAGACTGGATTGGCCAGAGAATTGAATTCTGCTCAAATCGGACAAAAGAAAGGATTTACAATTGATAATATCAACAAATCTTCAGATTGCAATGTCATTATCACAG ATCCAAAAGGAGGACCGCTTCCAGTTCGTTGCTACAAACAGCAAGACGACAGTTATTGGGTAGAATTCACACCGGAACACCTTGGAACTCACACCATCGAGGTCACTTTTGGTGATGTTCCTGTGCCAGGATCTCCTTTCAAGACTGAAGTTATCGACCCAAAGAATGTGGAAATTCGTGGTCTCTCTGATCAAGTTTTGCTTCGACATGCTACCACTATTAACG TTGATCGTCGTAATGCTGGAAATGGAGAGCTTCAAGTTGAAATCACTGACCCGACCGGATCTCCACTACGCACAGAAATGCTCAAATCTCCTGGTGGCGAAGACCGTATTACTTTCTTGCCAAACCAAACTGGACCCCACAAGATTAATGTGAAGGTTGCTGGATTCCAGATCCCTG GATATCCACAAACAATATTGGTTAGCGAGCAAGAAAAACCAGCGGTTTATGGTGCTGCTGTTGATCAATCGATCAAGATCGGAGAGCCGGCTTCTCTGATTTTCGATCCAAAAAAGACAAATGGAGGACTCAAAATTCACGCAACAGGTCCAGATGGACAAAAAGTGCACCACAACGTAATGCGTAGACCAAATGGCACATCAGAAGTTGTCTTCTATCCTGAGGAAACTGGAACTTACAATGTCAGCATTGACTTCAATAACCGTCCAATCACCGGAAGCCCATTCACCGTGAATGTTGTCGACCCAACCAAGGTCATTGTTAACGACCTAGACATGGATCGCGATGGAACTCTTCTCCTCAGACTTGGTCACTCGAACTCATTTGATGTTGACGCGACGGCAGCCGGACCCG gcaaactTCGCGCGGAAGTTCGAGACGCCGACAGTTCGCTGATCGGCAATGGCCCGGTTGTCGAGGACATGGGACAGGGAAAATACCGCGTTCGATTTAATCCAGATCAACCCGGAAA GTACTCGATTTACTTGTACTGGAACGAGTTGCCAGTTGAGAGCGCATTCCCAGTGAGAGCCCGATCGTCTGCCGAAGACTTGCCGACAACTTCTCGCGCTGTCAGAGAACCCATCCCACCACCAGTTACAACAACTTATCACACACG CGAAAAGTCGTCTGGTTCAAATGCCGATGACGAAATTAGCAGAATAATGGTGAGAGGAGATGGTCTTCACAGAGCTGTTCTCAAGGAGCACAATGAATTCATCATCGATGGAAGTGATATCAACAAGGAGGGTCGTATCACAGCAACACTTCTAGGATCAAAAGCAGACATTCCTGTGAGAATTCAACAACTCGGACATAATGTCTACAAAGCTACTTACACTCCATTGACTGGAGGCACCTATGAACTTCATATTCTTTGGAATGGAAAGCACGTTAAAGGATCACCATTTGCTGTTTCTGCAGACACATCTGCTCATTTGGCTGATCTTATTGACGTTGATGCTTCGACTcttaaaattggaataatcAATGAGAACATTAAGACATTGATTGATACTCGTCGTGCTGGATCCGGACAACTTTCAGCTTTATGTATGGGTCCGAATAAGCCCGCTTACTGTGAACTGTATGATCACAGAGATGGAACTTATGCCCTCTGTGTCAGGCCAGCTGAGATTGGAAAGCATACATTGGTTATCAAATACGACGATGAGCACGTAAAAGGAAGTCCATTCGTTGTTCACGTGTCTCTTCCACCAGATCCGTCAAAAGTTCGCGTCTACGGGCCAGGAGTTGAACATGGAATTCTTTCTCT tttcaaatcCAATTTCGTCGTGGAAACCCGAGGTGCTGGCGCTGGACAACTGACTGTTCGTGTCAGAGGACCAAAGGGAGCCTTCAATGTGGAAATGCAAAGAGAGAAGAAGAATGAAAGAACGATTCACTGCAAGTATGAGCCAAAGGAACCAGGGGATTATCAG gtcgAAGTGAAATGGCACGGAGAGCATGTTCCAGGTAGTCCATTCCTTGTCATGATCGTCGACACCGAGAAAGAACTCTCAAGATACCTTCGCGGCGAGGCTCCGTCTCCAACACCAGCAACGCCATTCATTCCGCCAGGATGGGTAGCTCCACCACAAATGTACCCAATGCAACCAGGACAGCAACGTTTCCTGCCACCACCAGGCCATTTCGGACCAATGGGTGTTCCAAGCCCATATGGATCCGTTCCACCTCCGACCAAACATAAAGGACGCAATCATTAA